A genomic stretch from uncultured Pseudodesulfovibrio sp. includes:
- a CDS encoding nucleotidyltransferase family protein, producing the protein MTDWKKALISPTATIRSAVEALDKSSTQIALVADEQGRLKGVITDGDIRRGLLVGKNLESPAAEIMETNFFSASEHEDQAALLATMKEKEYRQVPLLDDDNRIVGLRTLMDMVAPPQMDNWVVLMAGGLGQRLRPLTEDCPKPLLTVGGKPLLKTIVDQFVEHGFRNFYISVNYRAEMVEDYFGDGSRYGVKIRYLREDKQLGTAGAVGLMPEEVDKPIFVMNGDLLTRVDFPGMLAFHKEQKSRATMAVRRFDIQVPYGVVNVENNIITHLEEKPTHKFFVNAGIYILDPDIVAGIPKDEYLDMPTLFSQLMAKGETTAAFPIHEYWMDIGRKQDFDQANFDYDVHFRMKEEC; encoded by the coding sequence ATGACTGACTGGAAGAAAGCCCTCATATCCCCTACAGCTACAATCCGTAGCGCCGTTGAAGCATTGGATAAATCATCGACACAGATTGCATTGGTCGCGGATGAACAAGGCAGGTTGAAAGGCGTCATAACCGATGGCGATATCCGACGCGGCCTTCTGGTGGGCAAGAACCTGGAGTCCCCGGCAGCGGAAATTATGGAAACAAACTTCTTCTCAGCCAGCGAGCATGAAGATCAGGCCGCGTTATTGGCTACCATGAAGGAGAAGGAATACCGACAGGTTCCACTTCTGGATGACGACAACCGCATCGTCGGCCTGCGAACGCTCATGGACATGGTTGCCCCTCCCCAAATGGACAACTGGGTTGTACTCATGGCTGGAGGTCTGGGACAACGTCTCCGCCCACTCACCGAAGACTGTCCCAAGCCGTTGTTGACAGTTGGCGGCAAACCTCTGCTGAAAACCATTGTGGACCAGTTTGTTGAACACGGCTTCAGGAACTTCTACATATCTGTCAACTACCGCGCTGAAATGGTTGAAGATTACTTTGGCGACGGCTCAAGATACGGCGTAAAGATTCGCTATCTGCGCGAAGACAAACAGCTCGGCACAGCCGGAGCTGTCGGACTCATGCCTGAAGAAGTGGACAAACCAATCTTTGTCATGAATGGCGATCTGCTGACCCGAGTGGACTTTCCCGGTATGCTGGCCTTTCATAAAGAACAAAAATCGCGGGCAACAATGGCCGTCCGCAGATTTGACATACAGGTTCCTTACGGCGTGGTGAATGTGGAAAACAATATCATCACGCACCTTGAAGAAAAACCGACACACAAATTTTTCGTTAACGCGGGCATTTATATTCTGGACCCGGATATCGTTGCCGGCATCCCCAAAGATGAATATCTGGATATGCCCACCCTGTTCAGCCAACTTATGGCCAAAGGTGAGACCACAGCCGCCTTCCCAATCCACGAATACTGGATGGACATCGGCCGTAAACAGGATTTTGACCAGGCCAACTTCGACTACGACGTGCACTTTCGCATGAAGGAAGAATGCTAG
- the neuC gene encoding UDP-N-acetylglucosamine 2-epimerase: MNICVFTGTRAEYGLLLPLLKRIEQDPDTELQLLVSGSHLSDRHGHTVDAILADGFTIKAQVPLPLNDDTRLGVATAMGEAITGCARALEEIKPDLLVLLGDRYECFACATAASILGYPIAHIHGGEVTEGAMDDYYRHSITKMSHLHFTSCEAYRERVIQLGEHPDTVFNVGALGVENIMTHPLMSKEELEADLGFSMGDKCLLTTYHPVTQEEDEETQLNDFFSALETLLKDDPTMTAIITGANADPGGIAIDTKAKQLAQAFPRQVYVSASLGLVRYLSAMKYCGAVMGNSSSGILEAPSFRIPTIDVGNRQKGRERAKSVFNSPAESAVLIRRTRRALEAAQTRVVKEVVNPYEKEGTSLHILNEIKRAALQVAKPFYDITRTLSAGKE, translated from the coding sequence ATGAATATCTGTGTTTTTACCGGGACACGCGCCGAATACGGGCTGCTGCTCCCACTCCTCAAACGGATTGAACAGGACCCTGACACCGAACTCCAGCTTCTGGTCTCAGGGTCGCATTTATCTGACCGACACGGACATACAGTCGATGCCATCCTTGCGGATGGGTTCACGATCAAAGCACAGGTGCCGCTTCCACTCAACGACGACACCCGTCTCGGAGTCGCCACCGCCATGGGAGAAGCCATCACGGGCTGTGCTCGTGCTCTTGAGGAAATCAAACCCGACCTGCTCGTACTTCTGGGCGACCGATACGAATGTTTTGCCTGCGCCACTGCGGCTTCCATTCTGGGATACCCCATTGCGCACATTCATGGCGGCGAAGTCACCGAAGGGGCCATGGATGACTACTATCGGCACTCCATCACCAAAATGTCGCACCTGCACTTTACCTCCTGCGAGGCATACCGGGAAAGAGTTATCCAGTTGGGTGAACACCCGGATACAGTCTTCAATGTAGGGGCTCTCGGTGTGGAAAACATCATGACCCACCCCCTGATGAGCAAAGAAGAGCTGGAAGCCGACCTCGGTTTTTCCATGGGAGACAAGTGCCTACTAACGACATACCATCCGGTGACTCAGGAAGAAGACGAAGAAACCCAGTTGAACGACTTTTTCTCTGCCCTTGAGACATTGCTCAAGGATGATCCGACCATGACTGCAATTATCACCGGAGCCAATGCTGACCCCGGCGGAATAGCCATTGACACAAAGGCCAAACAGCTTGCGCAAGCCTTCCCTCGTCAGGTGTATGTTTCTGCATCTCTCGGCCTTGTTCGATATCTGTCCGCCATGAAATATTGTGGAGCAGTAATGGGCAACTCATCTTCCGGCATCCTGGAAGCTCCAAGCTTCAGGATTCCCACCATAGACGTGGGCAATCGCCAAAAAGGACGTGAACGGGCCAAGTCTGTGTTCAACTCGCCGGCAGAATCAGCGGTTCTTATCCGAAGAACCCGCCGCGCGTTGGAAGCCGCCCAAACCCGAGTTGTCAAAGAGGTCGTGAACCCGTATGAAAAAGAAGGGACCAGCCTGCACATTCTGAACGAAATCAAACGAGCCGCACTACAGGTCGCCAAACCGTTTTATGACATCACGCGCACTCTGTCCGCGGGCAAGGAATAA
- the neuB gene encoding N-acetylneuraminate synthase — protein sequence MNRNSIFIIAEAGVNHNGDMELAHRLIEVAAEAGADAVKFQTFKAKELVTAQTQKAAYQKKTSGADESQYSMLKKLELDTVAHTDLIAHARKYNIEFLSTPFDADSLDMLLELGISTIKVPSGEITNLPYLRHAGSKGIPIIMSTGMTTLQEVEAAVAILVKSGTPAADITLLHCNTQYPTPLVDANLRAMKTLALAFPDCSVGYSDHTPGISCPIAAAAMGASVIEKHFTLDKTMEGPDHAASLDPEELTAMVSGIRDIEKALGDGTKQPSPSELENINIARRFLVAATPIASGEPFTEHNVAAKRTGRGGISPMRWDEIMQKKSPKDFHPGEVIEL from the coding sequence ATGAACCGGAATTCAATTTTCATTATAGCCGAAGCAGGCGTTAACCATAACGGGGATATGGAACTTGCCCACCGACTGATTGAAGTCGCCGCCGAAGCTGGCGCGGACGCGGTAAAATTCCAGACCTTCAAAGCGAAGGAACTCGTCACAGCGCAGACTCAGAAAGCAGCCTACCAGAAGAAGACTTCGGGTGCTGATGAATCCCAGTATTCCATGTTGAAAAAATTGGAACTGGACACCGTGGCGCATACGGACCTTATTGCTCACGCCCGAAAATACAATATCGAATTTCTGTCGACCCCGTTTGATGCGGACAGCCTCGATATGCTGCTGGAACTTGGCATTTCCACCATCAAAGTTCCCTCCGGCGAAATCACCAATCTCCCCTACCTGCGCCACGCAGGCAGCAAAGGAATTCCTATCATCATGTCCACGGGCATGACGACGTTGCAGGAAGTGGAAGCCGCAGTGGCAATCCTCGTAAAATCAGGGACTCCTGCCGCAGACATTACTCTGCTCCACTGCAACACTCAATATCCGACCCCGCTGGTTGACGCCAATCTCAGGGCTATGAAAACACTCGCCCTCGCATTTCCCGACTGCTCCGTAGGCTACTCCGACCATACTCCCGGCATCTCCTGCCCCATAGCTGCCGCAGCCATGGGGGCATCAGTCATTGAAAAGCATTTCACTCTCGACAAGACCATGGAAGGCCCGGACCATGCGGCCTCTCTCGATCCCGAAGAATTGACTGCCATGGTTTCCGGCATTAGAGACATCGAAAAAGCTCTGGGGGACGGCACGAAACAGCCCAGTCCAAGCGAACTGGAAAATATAAATATCGCCCGACGTTTTTTGGTAGCGGCAACTCCCATTGCTTCCGGCGAACCGTTTACCGAGCACAACGTGGCCGCCAAACGGACTGGTCGAGGGGGCATTTCTCCCATGCGTTGGGACGAAATCATGCAAAAAAAATCACCCAAGGATTTTCATCCGGGGGAGGTCATTGAGCTATGA
- a CDS encoding LegC family aminotransferase, which produces MFDDILSFIRRLYRKPTGFIPLHAPIFTGREKEYLCDCIDSTFVSSVGKYVDQFEDMVCDITGAARAVAVVNGTCGLTAALGMVGVKPGDLVLTQALTFVASANAISHTGATPVFLDSDKDSLGMSPDALRTFLETHESTKGHIAACVPVHILGHACRIREICDICEQYGIPVVEDAAEVLGSSYDGQHLGTFGTFGVLSFNGNKTITTGGGGMILSKDAELGAHAKHMTTTAKIPHKWEFRHDEIGWNYRMPNINAALGCAQMEKLDVILKDKRLIASAYKAFFEQSTEATYIDAPKGCTANYWLNTIRFKSQDQRDTFLTESNDAGIMTRPLWTLMTDLPMYVNNLNDGLKNARYLAARVVNLPSSPRAEECQ; this is translated from the coding sequence ATGTTCGACGACATACTCTCATTCATCAGACGGCTCTATCGGAAACCCACGGGTTTCATTCCTCTGCACGCGCCAATTTTCACAGGGCGCGAAAAGGAATATTTGTGCGATTGCATCGACTCCACTTTTGTCTCCAGTGTAGGGAAATATGTCGATCAGTTTGAAGATATGGTCTGCGACATCACAGGGGCAGCCCGTGCCGTTGCCGTGGTCAACGGGACTTGTGGCCTGACAGCCGCTCTCGGCATGGTCGGTGTAAAACCCGGTGACCTGGTTCTGACCCAGGCATTGACCTTTGTGGCCTCAGCCAACGCTATCAGTCACACAGGAGCCACGCCTGTTTTTCTTGACTCGGACAAAGACAGTCTAGGCATGAGTCCTGACGCCCTGAGAACGTTCCTGGAAACGCACGAGTCAACGAAGGGACACATCGCAGCCTGTGTACCTGTTCATATTTTAGGCCACGCCTGCCGTATTCGCGAAATCTGCGACATCTGCGAACAATACGGCATCCCTGTGGTCGAAGACGCCGCCGAAGTCCTCGGAAGCAGCTACGACGGGCAGCACCTTGGCACTTTCGGTACTTTCGGAGTACTCAGTTTCAACGGCAATAAAACCATCACCACAGGTGGTGGCGGCATGATCCTGTCAAAAGACGCCGAACTCGGCGCACATGCCAAGCACATGACCACCACAGCAAAAATCCCGCACAAATGGGAATTTCGCCATGACGAGATCGGCTGGAACTACCGTATGCCGAACATCAACGCAGCTCTCGGTTGTGCGCAGATGGAAAAACTGGACGTTATCCTCAAGGACAAGCGACTCATAGCCTCGGCTTATAAGGCTTTCTTTGAACAGAGCACCGAGGCCACATACATTGATGCGCCGAAAGGGTGCACGGCTAACTACTGGCTGAACACCATACGATTCAAATCACAGGACCAACGAGATACGTTCCTGACTGAAAGCAATGACGCAGGTATCATGACCCGTCCCCTGTGGACTTTGATGACAGACCTCCCCATGTATGTGAACAACCTCAATGATGGACTGAAAAACGCCAGATATCTGGCGGCTCGCGTCGTCAATCTGCCAAGCAGTCCCCGTGCGGAGGAATGTCAATGA
- a CDS encoding NAD-dependent 4,6-dehydratase LegB: protein MILNGKKILVTGSDGFIGSHLVEYLVRQGYSVRAFVLYNSFNSWGWLDESPKEIKDNLEIFSGDIRDPNGVREAMKGCDVVMHLAALIAIPYSYHSPDTYVDTNVKGTLNIVQAAKDLGVERVIVTSTSEVYGTAQFVPITEDHPLQGQSPYSATKIGADQIAMSFYNAFETPVSIIRPFNTYGPRQSARAVIPTVITQIANGADTIKLGALTPTRDFNFVSDTVRGFEAVAASDACVGEVVNVGSGFEVSIGDTAQAIADVMGANIKIVCDKERIRPKNSEVERLFAGNEKIKRLCGWEPEFGGLDGFKRGLELTARWFADDENLKRYKADIYNI from the coding sequence ATGATTCTTAATGGAAAAAAAATTCTTGTTACTGGTTCGGACGGATTTATCGGTTCCCATCTGGTAGAGTATTTGGTTCGTCAAGGGTATTCTGTCCGAGCATTTGTCCTTTATAACTCCTTCAATTCCTGGGGGTGGCTTGACGAAAGCCCTAAGGAAATCAAGGACAATCTGGAAATTTTCTCTGGAGACATACGCGACCCCAATGGCGTCCGCGAAGCCATGAAGGGATGTGACGTAGTCATGCATTTGGCTGCACTCATAGCTATCCCTTACTCTTACCACTCTCCGGACACCTATGTTGACACCAACGTCAAAGGCACACTGAACATAGTCCAGGCCGCCAAGGATCTCGGAGTGGAACGAGTGATCGTAACCTCAACCAGCGAAGTTTACGGCACGGCACAGTTTGTACCCATCACCGAAGACCATCCCCTTCAAGGTCAGTCTCCCTACTCGGCTACCAAGATTGGTGCAGATCAAATTGCCATGAGTTTCTACAATGCCTTTGAGACTCCGGTATCCATTATCCGCCCGTTCAACACATATGGCCCTCGCCAAAGTGCTCGCGCCGTCATACCGACTGTCATCACGCAGATAGCCAATGGCGCGGATACCATAAAGTTGGGTGCGCTCACCCCCACCCGCGACTTCAACTTTGTATCCGACACAGTGCGCGGCTTTGAAGCCGTGGCGGCATCCGATGCCTGCGTGGGTGAAGTGGTCAACGTAGGCAGCGGCTTTGAAGTATCCATCGGCGATACGGCTCAGGCCATTGCAGACGTGATGGGAGCGAACATAAAAATAGTGTGCGACAAAGAACGAATCCGTCCCAAAAACAGTGAAGTGGAACGATTGTTTGCCGGAAACGAAAAAATCAAAAGGCTTTGCGGCTGGGAGCCTGAATTCGGAGGGTTGGACGGATTCAAACGCGGCCTTGAATTAACAGCCAGATGGTTTGCCGACGACGAAAACCTCAAACGCTACAAAGCTGACATATATAATATCTAG